In the genome of Holophagales bacterium, the window CGACGAAGACGCGGTAGTCGGCCCGGCGCGCGGGGGGCTCGGCGCCCGGCTCGGCGAGGGCCGCCTTGAGCGCGAGGATGCGGCGGACCTCTCCCGCGAGGAGGCCGAGGAGCGGGAAGAAGGCGGCCTCCCCTTTCGGACCCTTCTTCGCGGGGGCGGCGGGGGCGTCTTTGCCGAAGGAGCGGAAGGCGGTGAAGTCGTCGGCGGCGAAGAGGCGTTCGGCGATGCGGAGGGCGTCGAGGAACTTCTTGCGCGCGACGGCCTCGACGAAGTCGGAGCCGTATTCCTTGCGCTCGTCGGCGACGAGGCGGGCCGCGGCCTCGGCGGTGACGCGGGGGCCGGCGGCGGTGTCGACGAGGCGGTCGAGCTCGGAGAGGAAGGCGCGCGCGGTGAGGCGGCCCCGCTCGGTGAGGGTCTCGAAGACGTCGGGCTCGGCGCTCTTGCCCCGCTCGAGGACCCGCTCGAGGCCGAGGGCGTGGAGGCGCCCGCGGCGTTCGGCGTCGTCGGGGGCGTAGAGGCGCGCGAGGGGCCCGCGGCGCAGCTCGGCGAGGGCGGCGTGGTCGGGGTCGGGCGAGAGGGCGCGCAGGAGGAGGACGTTGTCGCCCGCCCGGGCGCGGAGGACGTAGTCGAGGAGGCGGCCGAGGGCGGTTTCGGCGGCCTCGCCGTCGTCGACGGGACGGGAGAGGAGCTGCGCGAGCTCGGGGGCGCGGTCGCTGCGCTTGACGCGGCCGGTGAGCTTGCGCGCGGTCTCGGCGGGGTCGCCCTCGACGAGGGCGCCGGCGTCGCGCGCGAGGCCGCGGGCCTTGCGGGCGAGGCGGTCGAGGACGCGGGGCTCGGAGGGGGCGCCCGGCGCGGCGCCGAGGCCGGCGCCTTCGGCCTCGTCGAGGAGGGCGTCGATCTCGTCGGCGGTGAGCTTCTTCGTCCGGAGGAGGTCGGTGACGTCGAGCGAGACGAGGCGGTTCGTGGCGAAGAGGGCGATGGTGGCCGCGTCGGCGACGGCCTCTTTCACGCCGTTGCCGGTGCCGTCGTACTCGGTGACCTCACCGTCGGGGAAGGCCCCGGAGAAGACCTTCGAGACGCGGCGCGCCGCTTCGGCGACGAACCACTCGTCGTCGCCGAGGATGGTGAGCACCGGGGGGAGCGGGGCGCTCGCGGCGGCCGCGAGGAGCGGCGCGAGAGCGCCGAACGGGTCGCCGCGCATGGGGGGCTATTGCAGGATCAGAGCAGGCCCTTGTCCTGCATCTCCTGGCACTCGAGGCAGTGCCGGGCCCAGGGAACGGCCTCGAGCCGCTTGTCCTGGACGACGCCCTGGCAGTGGACGCAGACGCCGTAGGTGCCCTGGTCGATCCTGAGGAGCGCCTGCTCGATGAGGAGGAGGGCCTTGCGGTCGGCCTCCGGAGAGGGAGAAAGCGAACTCGCGCGTGTAGGCGGAGGTGGCGCGGTCGACCATGTCCTGCGCCTGCTCGTCCACCGTTTCGTCGGTGACCTCGCGGTTGCGCGAGATGTCGCGGATGAGCTCTTCCTGTCGCACGAGGAGACGACCGCGGTACTTCTCGAACGGGTCCTTCCCGGACCTCTCGGCAGGCTTCGCCGGGGCCTTGGCGACGGGCTTGACGACCGGCTTCGCGGCCGGGGCCACGGGGGCCTTGGCGACGGGTTTGGAGGGGGCCTTGACGGGGGGCTTGGGAGAAGTCTTCACAGGCGTCTTCACGGTGTTCTTTACAGGCGGCTTGGCGGGGCTTTACAGGGGGCTTTCGCAAGGGGGCTTGGCGGAGGTCTTCACCGGGGCTTTCTTGCCCGCGGCCGAGGGTTTCGTCACCATGGGTTTCTCCCTCTTCCAGAGTTCCCGATCACTGTCGGGGCGCCCGTCCAGAGTCGCGGGACTCTAGCACGGTGGGGCGTTGCCGGAGCGGGTTTCCTCTTTGGGGGTCAGGTCTACCTTCTACACTCTGCGGCGGCGCCGCAGAGTGTAGAAGGTAGACCTGACCCCCGGCTATTTCCGGGCGTAGAGGGTCTTTCGGGCGACTCCGAGGCGCCGGGCGGCTTCGGCGACGTTGCCGCCGGCTTCGTCGAGGACGAGGGCGACGTAGGCGTCGGTGAGGCGGCGCAGGGTCCAGCCGGAGCGGGAGGCCGCGGTGAGGATGGCCTCGGGGTCGGAGGCCGAGAGGAGGCCGAGGTGGGGCTCGTCGACGGCGTCGGCGCCGCGGGCTCTCGCCTCGAGAACGGCGCGCCGGACGACGTTCTCCAGCTCGCGAAAGCTCCCCCGGAAGGGGTGCGAGCGCAGGGCCTTGACGGCCGCCGGGGTGAAGGCGAAGGGGCCGCCCGCCTCGCGCAGGAGGGCGCGGGCGGCGGGAAGGACGTCGCCCCGGCGCTCGGCGAGGGCGGGGAGCTTCACCGTGAGGACGGCGAGGCGGTAGTAGAGGTCTTCGCGGAACTCGCCCGTGCGGACGCGGCGCGGCAGGTCGGGCGCGGCGGAGGCGACGAAGCGGGCGTCGACGCGGTTCTCGCGCGTGCCGCCGACGCGCCGGAAGACGCGCTCTTCGAGGACGCGCAGCATCTTTCCCTGGGCGCGCGGCGTGAGGACGTCGATGCGGTCGAGGTAGAGGGTGCCGCCGTCCGCGCCTTCGAGGAGGCCCGGCTTGCCCGCCACCGCTCCGGTGAAGGCGCCGCGCTCGTGCCCGAAGAGCTCGCTGTCGAAGAGGTCGTCGGAGAGGGCGGCGAGGTCGATGCGGACGAAGGGCGCGGCCGCGCGCGCCGAGCGGGAATGGAGGAGGCGGGCGAGACGGTCCTTGCCGGTGCCGGGGGCGCCGAGGAGGAGGACGGTGGCGTCGGAGTCGAGGCTCCGCTCGAGCCGCTCGAGCTCTGCGGCGAGGCCGCGGTGGCGCGTGGCGAAGAGCGTCACGCCTCTGGGCCCCGCAGCCTCAGGTGGTCTTCGTGAAGGCCTGGGTCTCTTCCGGGGCGTCGCCCCAGAGGCGCTCGAGCCCGTAGAAGCGCCGGGCCTCCTCGTGGAAGAGGTGGAAGACGACGTCGCCGTAGTCGAGGAGGATCCACGCGCCCTTGCTGTAGCCCTCGTGGGAGTAGGTGCGCCGCCCCTCGGCCTTCATCGCCAGCTCCACCGCGTCGGACATCGCCTGGCACTGCCGCTCGTTGGTGGCGGAGGCGAGGACGAAGTACTCGGCGAAGGCGTTGAGCGTTTTCAGGTTGAGGACGACGAGCTTCTCGGCCTTCTTGTCGAGGAGCGCCTGGACGGAGCGCTGCATCTGGTGCTGCACGCGCAGGTCGGCCTCGGCGTTGCGGTCTGCCCGGGCCTTCTCGGCGGCGGCGGTGGCCGCGGGAGCGCGCTTGCCACGGCTCTTCGTGAGCGTGTCGGCGATGATCTCGTCGACGGCGCCGGCGGGCGGGACGGGAGGCGGGCCCACGGGGGCGCGCTTGCCCATGCCGAGGCTGCGCGGAACGGCGGGGCGCCGGCCGGACGCGGGCTTCTTCGGGGCAGCGGCCTTGCGAGCGGGGGCGGCCTTCTTGGCCGCGGTCGCCGGCTTCGCCGTCTTCGTTCCCGCCC includes:
- a CDS encoding TraR/DksA family transcriptional regulator gives rise to the protein MPRGPGRTRSRSTAVVSSCDRKSSSATSRATARSPTKRWTSRRRTWSTAPPPPTRASSLSPSPEADRKALLLIEQALLRIDQGTYGVCVHCQGVVQDKRLEAVPWARHCLECQEMQDKGLL
- the rsfS gene encoding ribosome silencing factor, translated to MQRSVQALLDKKAEKLVVLNLKTLNAFAEYFVLASATNERQCQAMSDAVELAMKAEGRRTYSHEGYSKGAWILLDYGDVVFHLFHEEARRFYGLERLWGDAPEETQAFTKTT
- a CDS encoding sigma-54-dependent Fis family transcriptional regulator, with amino-acid sequence MTLFATRHRGLAAELERLERSLDSDATVLLLGAPGTGKDRLARLLHSRSARAAAPFVRIDLAALSDDLFDSELFGHERGAFTGAVAGKPGLLEGADGGTLYLDRIDVLTPRAQGKMLRVLEERVFRRVGGTRENRVDARFVASAAPDLPRRVRTGEFREDLYYRLAVLTVKLPALAERRGDVLPAARALLREAGGPFAFTPAAVKALRSHPFRGSFRELENVVRRAVLEARARGADAVDEPHLGLLSASDPEAILTAASRSGWTLRRLTDAYVALVLDEAGGNVAEAARRLGVARKTLYARK